Proteins found in one Maridesulfovibrio sp. genomic segment:
- the ald gene encoding alanine dehydrogenase encodes MLIGIPKEVKTMENRVSMTPGAVETLVRRGHSVVVEKGAGVGSGLSDDDYSNAGARMGSVDDAWAAEMVIKVKEPVASEYKYLREDLLLFTYLHLAADEALTNALLESGTTGVAYETVQLPDGSLPLLTPMSEVAGRMAAQEGALHLEKPKGGLGILVGGVPGVAPANVMVIGGGVVGTNAAKIAAGMGARVTIFDVNHARLQYLDDIFKGRVSTMTSTEPNIRAAVAEADLVIGAVLIPGAKAPNLVTRGMLSTMKEGAVIVDVAVDQGGCVETIKPTTHTDPTYVVDGVVHYGVANMPGAVPRTSTFALVNQTLPYALQLADKGLDALRDNPSLKLGLNTMKGSLTYPAVGEAFGLDFITPDEALS; translated from the coding sequence ATGCTTATTGGTATTCCAAAGGAAGTAAAAACCATGGAAAACAGGGTTTCCATGACTCCCGGTGCGGTTGAAACCCTTGTCCGTCGCGGTCATTCTGTGGTGGTGGAAAAGGGCGCCGGTGTCGGTTCCGGGCTTTCAGATGATGACTATAGCAATGCGGGAGCAAGGATGGGGTCAGTTGATGACGCATGGGCCGCGGAAATGGTCATCAAGGTGAAAGAACCCGTTGCCTCGGAATATAAATATCTTCGCGAAGACCTGCTGCTTTTTACATATTTACATCTTGCTGCGGACGAAGCATTGACTAATGCTCTTCTTGAGTCCGGTACCACCGGTGTTGCTTACGAAACAGTTCAGTTGCCTGACGGTTCCCTGCCTCTTTTGACACCCATGAGTGAAGTTGCCGGGCGTATGGCCGCTCAGGAAGGAGCACTGCATCTGGAAAAGCCTAAGGGCGGTCTGGGGATCCTCGTGGGCGGCGTTCCCGGGGTTGCTCCTGCAAATGTAATGGTCATCGGCGGCGGTGTGGTTGGAACCAACGCGGCCAAGATTGCCGCAGGCATGGGCGCGCGAGTCACAATCTTCGACGTTAATCATGCGCGGCTCCAGTATCTTGATGATATTTTCAAAGGCCGGGTAAGTACCATGACTTCCACTGAGCCGAACATTCGCGCAGCAGTCGCCGAGGCCGATCTGGTCATCGGAGCGGTGTTGATTCCCGGTGCCAAGGCTCCGAATCTGGTAACACGCGGCATGCTTTCCACTATGAAGGAAGGTGCTGTGATTGTCGATGTCGCTGTTGATCAGGGCGGCTGCGTTGAAACCATCAAGCCCACTACCCACACTGATCCAACTTATGTTGTGGACGGTGTAGTGCATTACGGTGTCGCCAATATGCCCGGCGCGGTGCCCAGAACTTCAACTTTCGCCCTTGTGAATCAAACCCTGCCTTATGCGCTGCAGCTTGCTGACAAGGGACTGGACGCATTACGCGATAATCCCTCACTTAAGCTTGGACTTAACACAATGAAGGGAAGTCTCACTTATCCCGCAGTGGGCGAGGCTTTCGGTCTTGATTTCATCACTCCCGACGAGGCTTTGTCCTAG
- the lepB gene encoding signal peptidase I produces the protein MNPRWQSTVKEYIEALFIALILALFIRTFIVQAFKIPSGSMLQTLQIGDHLLVNKFSYGVRIPFTGKVILPVDDPKYQDIIVFKYPGDTSKDYIKRVIGVPGDTVEIKKKKVFVNGKELVEPYVQYTDSTHISTLRDNMPPRVIPENEYFVMGDNRDGSNDSRFWGNVPRENILGKAWIIYWSWGGPNTVRWERIGDILH, from the coding sequence ATGAATCCCAGATGGCAGAGCACCGTAAAGGAATATATTGAAGCTCTTTTTATCGCACTCATACTGGCTCTTTTCATCCGAACCTTTATCGTGCAGGCATTCAAGATTCCGTCCGGTTCCATGCTGCAGACTCTCCAGATCGGAGACCATCTGCTGGTAAACAAATTTTCATACGGCGTTAGAATTCCGTTTACCGGAAAAGTTATCCTGCCGGTGGATGACCCGAAGTATCAGGACATTATTGTCTTCAAATACCCCGGTGACACCAGCAAGGATTACATAAAAAGGGTTATCGGTGTTCCCGGAGACACTGTGGAGATCAAGAAGAAAAAGGTCTTCGTAAACGGCAAAGAACTTGTCGAACCTTACGTGCAGTATACCGACAGCACCCACATTTCAACACTGCGTGACAACATGCCGCCCCGGGTAATTCCCGAAAACGAATACTTCGTTATGGGCGACAACCGCGATGGTTCCAACGATTCCAGATTCTGGGGCAATGTTCCCAGAGAGAACATCTTAGGAAAGGCGTGGATTATCTACTGGTCTTGGGGCGGTCCCAATACCGTTCGCTGGGAACGTATCGGAGACATCCTGCATTAA
- the lepA gene encoding translation elongation factor 4, protein MAKLDKIRNFSIIAHIDHGKSTLADRILELTGLVSDREKKDQYLDKMELEQERGITIKAQTVRIPYKAADGEEYILNLIDTPGHVDFSYEVSRSLAASEGALLVVDSTQGVEAQTLANVFLALDHDLEIVPVLNKVDLPSSDCERVGQEIEEVIGLDCSDPLMISAKTGLNVEDVLEAIVNELPPPAGDPDAPLKALIFDSWYDSYQGVVVLFRILDGTIKKGDKIQIFSTGRTFDVTTLGVYTPEPQNTKELAAGEVGFLCASMKELNDAPVGDTITLAADPVKIPFPGFQEVKPMVFCGLYPVEPAEYEPLKAALEKLQLNDTAFSFEPETSTALGFGFRCGFLGLLHMEIIQERLEREFQAKLIATAPSVVYQARLNNGDILEIDNPSKMPDAGDLESLAEPFCRLEIHVPNDYVGAVLKLCEEKRGIQKDMRYLTSSRVIITYEVPFAEIMYDFFDKLKSHTKGYASLDYEVIDYRESNLVKLDILINTDPVDAFSAIVHKDSSYPFGRSLALKLKRAIPRQMFEIVIQAAIGRKIIAKERVAPFRKNVTAKCYGGDITRKRKLLEKQKEGKKRMKKMGNVEIPQEAFMAVLKAGED, encoded by the coding sequence ATGGCTAAATTAGATAAAATAAGAAATTTCAGCATTATTGCGCACATTGACCACGGTAAGTCCACCTTGGCGGACCGCATCCTTGAACTCACCGGACTGGTTTCAGACCGTGAAAAAAAGGACCAGTACCTTGATAAGATGGAACTGGAACAGGAACGCGGGATTACCATCAAGGCACAGACAGTGCGTATTCCTTACAAAGCCGCTGACGGCGAGGAATACATCCTTAACCTTATCGATACCCCCGGACACGTGGACTTCAGTTACGAAGTTTCCCGTAGCCTGGCCGCTTCGGAAGGAGCTTTGCTGGTGGTGGATTCCACGCAGGGAGTGGAAGCACAGACTCTTGCCAACGTTTTTCTGGCATTGGATCACGACCTTGAAATCGTGCCCGTGCTCAATAAAGTGGACCTGCCCAGCTCCGATTGCGAACGGGTAGGACAGGAAATCGAGGAAGTTATCGGGCTGGATTGTTCCGATCCGCTTATGATCAGCGCCAAAACCGGGCTGAACGTGGAAGACGTGCTCGAAGCAATCGTCAACGAACTGCCGCCGCCGGCTGGTGACCCCGATGCGCCGCTCAAAGCCCTGATCTTCGACTCGTGGTACGACTCTTATCAAGGTGTAGTTGTTCTGTTCAGAATTCTGGACGGTACCATTAAAAAAGGCGACAAAATCCAGATTTTCTCCACCGGACGTACCTTCGATGTAACTACGCTGGGGGTTTACACTCCTGAACCGCAGAACACCAAAGAACTTGCCGCCGGTGAAGTAGGATTTTTGTGTGCCAGCATGAAAGAGCTGAATGACGCGCCGGTGGGTGATACAATCACTCTCGCCGCTGACCCGGTGAAAATTCCTTTTCCCGGTTTTCAGGAAGTCAAACCCATGGTTTTCTGCGGACTATACCCGGTCGAACCGGCCGAGTACGAACCGCTCAAAGCCGCGCTGGAAAAATTGCAGCTCAACGATACCGCTTTCTCATTTGAGCCGGAAACATCCACCGCCCTCGGATTCGGTTTCCGCTGCGGTTTTCTCGGTCTGCTGCATATGGAAATTATTCAGGAACGTCTGGAGCGCGAGTTTCAGGCAAAACTCATCGCTACCGCGCCTTCCGTTGTCTATCAGGCAAGGCTGAATAACGGTGATATTCTTGAAATTGATAACCCCAGTAAGATGCCGGATGCAGGTGACCTTGAATCACTTGCCGAACCTTTCTGCCGTCTTGAAATCCACGTGCCCAACGATTATGTCGGAGCCGTGCTCAAGCTCTGCGAAGAAAAACGCGGAATACAGAAAGACATGCGTTATCTGACATCATCAAGGGTTATCATTACTTATGAGGTTCCATTTGCGGAAATCATGTACGACTTTTTCGACAAGCTTAAGTCGCACACCAAAGGCTATGCCTCCCTTGATTACGAGGTTATTGATTACCGTGAATCAAATCTGGTAAAGCTGGACATCCTGATCAACACTGATCCGGTAGATGCCTTCTCGGCCATTGTCCACAAAGATTCCTCTTATCCGTTCGGACGTTCACTGGCCCTGAAGCTGAAGAGAGCTATCCCGCGCCAGATGTTTGAAATCGTCATTCAGGCCGCAATCGGTCGTAAGATCATTGCCAAGGAACGAGTTGCCCCGTTCAGGAAAAACGTTACCGCCAAGTGTTACGGCGGAGACATTACCCGTAAGCGTAAACTTCTGGAAAAACAGAAGGAAGGTAAAAAGCGCATGAAAAAAATGGGTAATGTTGAAATCCCGCAGGAAGCGTTCATGGCCGTACTCAAAGCCGGCGAAGATTAA
- a CDS encoding sulfide/dihydroorotate dehydrogenase-like FAD/NAD-binding protein codes for MSNKILIKKELIPGQTSMLVLDCPQIAKKAKPGNFVILRIHEKGERIPLTIADTDKEAGTITIVYLVVGKSSALLETLNEGDTVLDVCGPLGKPTHIEKSGTVICVGGGTGIAAMHHIAKGHHLAGNHVVAIVGARSENMLLFCTELGYFCPELLIATDDGSSGHKGFVTDLLRERLEQDKDVAEVVAIGPVPMMEAVAKVTEPFGVKTTVSLNSIMVDGVGMCGACRCSVGGETKFACVDGPEFDGHEVDFNELRMRLTQYKEQEDLSMTMFRSCSCHGE; via the coding sequence ATGAGCAACAAAATTCTGATCAAAAAAGAACTTATCCCCGGCCAGACATCCATGCTGGTCCTTGACTGTCCTCAAATTGCCAAAAAGGCTAAACCGGGAAATTTTGTAATTCTACGCATCCATGAAAAAGGTGAACGCATCCCTCTCACTATTGCTGACACTGACAAGGAAGCAGGCACAATCACCATAGTATACCTTGTTGTAGGTAAAAGTTCAGCCCTGCTTGAAACGTTGAATGAAGGGGATACCGTTCTTGATGTCTGCGGTCCTCTCGGTAAACCGACTCATATTGAAAAATCCGGCACTGTCATCTGTGTGGGCGGTGGTACCGGGATTGCGGCCATGCATCATATTGCCAAGGGCCACCACTTAGCCGGAAACCATGTTGTCGCTATTGTCGGCGCACGCAGCGAGAATATGCTCCTTTTCTGTACCGAACTTGGCTATTTTTGCCCTGAACTGCTTATCGCCACTGATGATGGTTCCAGCGGTCATAAAGGTTTTGTTACCGACCTTCTTCGCGAACGCCTTGAGCAGGATAAAGATGTTGCCGAGGTTGTAGCTATCGGCCCCGTACCCATGATGGAAGCAGTCGCCAAGGTTACCGAACCCTTCGGCGTTAAAACCACAGTCAGCCTGAACTCCATCATGGTTGACGGTGTGGGTATGTGTGGAGCCTGCCGTTGCAGCGTAGGCGGTGAAACAAAATTCGCCTGCGTGGACGGCCCTGAATTCGACGGACATGAAGTTGATTTCAACGAGCTGAGAATGCGCCTTACCCAGTATAAGGAGCAGGAAGACCTTTCAATGACAATGTTCAGGAGTTGTAGCTGCCATGGTGAATAA
- the gltA gene encoding NADPH-dependent glutamate synthase, with translation MVNKQNFTPTRTPMPEQPADVRNKNFSEVALGYSKEEAMAEAARCLQCKKPLCQKGCPVEIDIKSFVKHLADGDIPSAYRVIKETNALPAVCGRVCPQESQCEGSCILGKKYEPVAIGRLERFVADTFDSDSACEMITGHTACSLPNDQFKVACIGSGPSSLTVAGYLAARGVPVTVYEALHEVGGVLVYGIPEFRLPKSIVAREVGALWSKGVTFQPNYVGGKTVTVEDLFEDGFDAVFIGVGAGLPWFLNIPGENLVGVYSSNEYLTRINLGRAYDFPNYDTPAPKARNVAVVGGGNVAMDAARTALRLGAENVYITYRRTQDEMPARLEELHHAIEEGVQLELLTSPISLNGDENSKVKSMTLQVMELGEPDESGRCRPVPVEGKTKELEVDMVILAVGTGANPVLLEATPGLELSKRGYIVTDPESGETSIPNVYAGGDIAGGSATVISAMGAGRRAARTIAEKLGV, from the coding sequence ATGGTGAATAAACAGAACTTTACGCCGACCCGTACCCCCATGCCGGAGCAGCCGGCTGATGTCCGTAACAAAAATTTCAGCGAAGTGGCGCTTGGCTATTCTAAAGAAGAAGCCATGGCCGAAGCCGCTCGCTGCCTACAGTGTAAAAAACCGCTTTGCCAGAAGGGCTGTCCGGTTGAAATCGATATTAAAAGTTTCGTTAAGCATCTGGCTGACGGCGATATCCCTTCCGCATACCGGGTAATCAAGGAAACCAATGCATTGCCGGCTGTCTGTGGCCGGGTCTGTCCGCAGGAATCCCAGTGTGAGGGCTCCTGCATTCTGGGTAAAAAATATGAGCCTGTTGCAATTGGCAGGCTGGAAAGATTTGTAGCTGATACTTTTGACAGTGATTCGGCCTGTGAAATGATTACCGGGCATACTGCCTGTTCCCTGCCCAATGATCAGTTCAAGGTCGCTTGTATCGGTTCCGGGCCTTCCAGTTTGACTGTTGCCGGGTATCTTGCCGCGCGCGGTGTTCCCGTAACCGTATACGAAGCCCTGCACGAAGTTGGCGGTGTGCTGGTTTACGGTATCCCTGAATTTCGCCTGCCAAAATCCATCGTGGCCCGTGAAGTCGGTGCGCTGTGGTCCAAAGGCGTAACTTTTCAGCCCAATTATGTGGGCGGTAAAACGGTCACTGTGGAAGATCTTTTTGAAGACGGTTTTGATGCTGTTTTTATCGGTGTCGGAGCGGGACTTCCCTGGTTCCTGAATATACCCGGCGAAAATCTTGTCGGTGTTTATTCTTCTAATGAGTATCTGACCCGCATTAATCTCGGCAGGGCTTACGATTTTCCCAACTATGACACCCCCGCACCAAAGGCCCGCAACGTGGCCGTTGTCGGTGGCGGTAACGTAGCTATGGACGCTGCTCGTACCGCTCTGCGTCTGGGAGCGGAAAATGTTTACATCACTTACCGCCGCACTCAGGATGAGATGCCGGCCCGTCTCGAGGAATTGCATCATGCCATTGAGGAGGGCGTTCAGCTTGAGTTGCTCACATCGCCCATTTCGCTCAACGGTGACGAAAATTCAAAAGTTAAGTCCATGACATTGCAGGTTATGGAACTTGGTGAACCTGATGAATCAGGTCGCTGCCGTCCTGTTCCTGTTGAGGGCAAGACCAAAGAGCTGGAAGTGGATATGGTTATCCTCGCAGTCGGAACAGGTGCCAATCCGGTACTGCTCGAAGCTACTCCCGGTCTGGAATTAAGCAAGCGGGGTTATATCGTAACCGACCCCGAAAGCGGTGAAACCTCTATTCCCAACGTTTATGCCGGCGGGGACATTGCGGGTGGGTCCGCAACAGTAATCTCGGCTATGGGCGCAGGACGCCGCGCAGCCAGAACTATAGCTGAAAAGCTTGGTGTGTAA
- a CDS encoding L-serine ammonia-lyase, iron-sulfur-dependent, subunit alpha — protein sequence MINKKWSEFAEILKREVVPALGCTEPVAIALAAAKAAETLGCEPESAVVKVSGNLLKNGMGVGVPGTGMTGLNIAAAVGITGGKSELALEVLRDLNAEQLAAGKKLIADGRLHVELSDTEELLYVEAVVKKGEDSARCVIARSHSAIVLVEKNGEELFTAPLISDEDKESGCTMSMKEIFEYATEAPLEDLSFILEAVKLNEKVAAEGLASDWGLMVGKSIAKDIEDGIRSDDIVSYAIKITAAASDARMEGIQMPVMSNSGSGNQGLTATLPVVAFARRRNASEEQLVRALILSHLSAVHMKSHLGKLSALCGASLAATASGCGIVLILGGGLKEVESTIKNTLGDIAGMICDGAKTSCALKVSSAVEAAINSALLAMKGICIPGKDGILDDDIEACIRNVGQLGSVGMAQTDKVILKIMTDKHTTAPAA from the coding sequence ATGATAAATAAAAAATGGTCTGAATTCGCAGAGATTCTCAAACGTGAAGTTGTCCCCGCACTGGGCTGCACAGAACCGGTTGCTATCGCACTTGCCGCTGCAAAAGCAGCTGAAACACTGGGGTGCGAGCCTGAAAGCGCTGTAGTTAAAGTCAGCGGCAACCTGCTCAAAAACGGAATGGGCGTAGGCGTTCCCGGCACAGGAATGACCGGGTTGAACATTGCAGCGGCCGTAGGTATTACCGGTGGTAAATCCGAACTGGCGCTGGAGGTTCTGCGCGACCTGAACGCCGAACAGCTGGCAGCTGGTAAGAAACTCATCGCGGACGGCCGGCTCCATGTGGAACTTTCCGATACGGAAGAACTACTCTACGTGGAAGCTGTAGTAAAAAAAGGTGAAGATTCCGCCCGCTGCGTAATTGCACGCTCGCATTCCGCCATTGTGCTGGTGGAAAAAAACGGTGAAGAACTGTTCACAGCGCCTTTGATCAGCGACGAGGATAAAGAATCCGGCTGCACCATGAGCATGAAAGAAATTTTTGAATACGCCACCGAAGCCCCGCTGGAAGATTTAAGTTTCATCCTTGAAGCAGTAAAACTTAATGAGAAGGTTGCAGCTGAAGGTCTTGCTTCCGATTGGGGACTTATGGTCGGTAAATCCATAGCCAAGGATATCGAAGACGGTATCCGTTCCGATGATATAGTTTCTTACGCCATTAAGATTACCGCAGCAGCTTCTGATGCGCGCATGGAAGGCATTCAGATGCCGGTAATGAGTAACTCCGGCAGCGGCAATCAGGGCCTGACGGCCACGTTGCCTGTTGTTGCTTTTGCCAGACGTCGTAACGCAAGTGAAGAGCAGCTTGTCAGAGCTTTGATTCTAAGCCACCTTTCCGCTGTGCATATGAAGAGCCACCTCGGTAAGCTTTCCGCTCTCTGCGGAGCAAGCCTTGCCGCCACAGCTTCCGGTTGCGGCATAGTGCTTATCCTCGGCGGCGGACTTAAAGAAGTGGAAAGCACCATCAAGAACACTCTCGGCGATATTGCCGGAATGATCTGCGACGGCGCAAAGACCTCCTGCGCCCTGAAGGTTTCTTCGGCTGTTGAAGCAGCCATCAACTCAGCATTGCTGGCGATGAAAGGGATTTGCATTCCCGGAAAAGACGGCATCCTCGATGATGACATTGAAGCCTGCATCCGCAACGTGGGGCAGCTGGGTTCAGTGGGTATGGCCCAGACGGATAAAGTCATCCTTAAAATAATGACCGATAAACATACTACTGCTCCGGCAGCATAA
- a CDS encoding dicarboxylate/amino acid:cation symporter, whose amino-acid sequence MSNDSKLKEFGLIIKLLIGIAIGVGIGLFANHAIMEVVVTAKYVMGQFIFYTVPLVILAFIAPAITRLGQNASKMLGVGVSLAYLSAAGAATMAAVAGYILIPHLSIATQIEGLRELPKVVFQLSIPPIMSVMTALITAVILGIATIWVKAKTFENLLGEFENIMMQVVSRIIIPVLPFFIAATFAGLAYEGSLTKQLPVFMEVIVIVLIGHFIWLSLLYTLAGIISKRNPLEVFKHYPPAYLTAVGTMSSAATLPVSLECASKSEVLGKDTVEFMVPLGATIHLCGSVLTETFFAMTISMMLYGSLPSVGTMALFIVLFGIFAIGAPGVPGGTVMASLGIVVGVLGFDPAGVALLLAVFALQDSFGTACNVTGDGALALMMEGIFNRNGELEKARAS is encoded by the coding sequence ATGTCGAATGATTCAAAGTTAAAAGAATTCGGGCTGATTATAAAATTGCTTATCGGTATCGCCATCGGTGTCGGCATAGGCCTTTTTGCCAACCATGCTATAATGGAAGTTGTAGTTACTGCTAAATACGTAATGGGACAGTTCATTTTCTATACTGTTCCCCTCGTGATACTTGCTTTCATCGCACCCGCGATCACCCGACTGGGACAAAACGCATCCAAAATGCTCGGTGTCGGCGTAAGTCTGGCATATTTGTCCGCAGCAGGGGCCGCAACCATGGCAGCTGTAGCCGGATATATACTTATTCCGCATCTTTCCATTGCGACTCAGATAGAAGGATTGCGTGAACTGCCCAAGGTTGTATTCCAATTGTCCATTCCGCCGATCATGTCAGTCATGACCGCGCTGATTACCGCCGTTATTCTCGGCATTGCCACCATCTGGGTTAAAGCCAAAACCTTTGAAAACCTGCTCGGTGAATTTGAAAATATCATGATGCAGGTAGTCAGCCGTATCATTATTCCCGTGCTGCCTTTTTTCATCGCAGCCACCTTTGCAGGACTTGCCTACGAAGGCAGCCTGACTAAACAGCTTCCCGTTTTTATGGAAGTTATTGTCATCGTCCTTATCGGTCACTTCATCTGGCTGAGTCTGCTCTATACTCTTGCGGGCATTATCTCCAAACGTAATCCCCTTGAAGTTTTCAAACACTATCCACCGGCATACCTTACCGCCGTTGGTACCATGTCCAGCGCGGCGACCCTGCCGGTATCTCTTGAATGCGCGAGCAAATCCGAGGTCCTCGGCAAGGATACCGTTGAGTTCATGGTTCCCCTTGGCGCGACCATCCACCTTTGCGGCTCCGTGCTCACTGAAACCTTTTTTGCCATGACCATCTCCATGATGCTCTACGGCAGCCTGCCTTCTGTTGGCACTATGGCGTTGTTCATTGTGCTTTTCGGTATCTTCGCCATCGGCGCGCCCGGTGTTCCCGGAGGAACCGTTATGGCTTCCCTCGGTATCGTCGTCGGCGTACTCGGCTTCGACCCGGCCGGTGTTGCCCTGCTGCTGGCGGTTTTCGCCCTTCAGGACAGCTTCGGTACCGCCTGCAACGTCACTGGTGACGGAGCATTGGCACTCATGATGGAAGGTATATTCAACCGTAACGGAGAACTCGAAAAAGCCCGCGCATCCTAA
- a CDS encoding RidA family protein yields the protein MKKVVVSEKAPAAVGCYSHAIEAGNMIFTSGQLPVNAETGKMPEGPAAQAKQSLDNLKYVLEAAGSEMNNVVKTTVLIQNIEDFAAINEVYGTYFEEPFPARSCFEVANLPLGALVEIEAVAVK from the coding sequence ATGAAAAAAGTAGTTGTAAGTGAAAAAGCCCCCGCAGCTGTCGGCTGTTACTCACACGCCATTGAAGCCGGAAATATGATTTTCACCTCCGGACAGCTGCCTGTTAACGCCGAAACCGGCAAAATGCCTGAAGGACCTGCGGCACAGGCGAAACAGTCTCTCGACAATCTCAAATACGTACTCGAAGCAGCCGGTTCTGAAATGAACAATGTGGTCAAAACCACTGTTCTCATCCAGAACATCGAAGATTTCGCCGCTATCAATGAAGTCTACGGAACCTATTTTGAGGAACCTTTCCCGGCAAGAAGCTGCTTTGAGGTAGCCAATCTTCCTCTCGGTGCTCTGGTTGAAATCGAGGCTGTTGCGGTAAAATAA
- a CDS encoding PAS domain-containing protein, producing MPGSVKSKSKPNTIDHYIPFVEFLGTFLGDNCEVVLHDTTSKEKSVLAIANEHISGRGIGAPLTDLALKFLVEKVYLEKDWVMGYTTEGRTGNILHSATYFIKDSEGELLGMLCLNMDTSDILAARDLINKVISSSGFNHSVKKKDFNTAHTEEHSETFPKSMEDLTESLIVNVISDTNILPERMTSDEKMDVVSTLNERGVFMLKGAIKDVAKHLVVSEATVYRYLQKINDK from the coding sequence TTGCCGGGAAGCGTTAAATCAAAATCTAAGCCAAACACAATCGACCATTATATCCCTTTTGTTGAATTTCTGGGAACATTTCTGGGCGATAATTGTGAAGTCGTGCTGCACGACACAACAAGTAAGGAAAAATCTGTACTTGCTATTGCAAACGAGCATATATCAGGGCGCGGGATAGGCGCTCCGCTTACGGATTTAGCCCTTAAATTTCTGGTGGAGAAGGTCTACCTCGAGAAAGACTGGGTGATGGGCTACACCACCGAAGGACGGACCGGAAACATACTCCATTCCGCAACATATTTTATCAAGGATTCAGAAGGCGAACTGCTGGGGATGCTCTGCCTGAACATGGACACTTCCGATATACTTGCCGCCCGGGATCTGATTAATAAAGTTATCAGCAGTTCCGGATTTAACCACTCAGTTAAGAAAAAAGATTTCAACACAGCTCACACTGAAGAGCATAGCGAAACCTTCCCCAAATCCATGGAAGATCTTACGGAATCACTGATAGTGAACGTAATTTCCGACACAAACATCCTGCCGGAACGTATGACATCCGATGAAAAAATGGATGTGGTTTCAACCCTTAATGAACGTGGAGTCTTCATGCTCAAAGGGGCCATAAAAGATGTAGCGAAGCATCTGGTTGTTTCCGAGGCCACGGTCTACCGTTACCTGCAGAAAATAAACGACAAGTAA
- a CDS encoding sensor domain-containing diguanylate cyclase: MTIDKFDFDATLLTINFATRLLAMEVDPDILTDRVVETFCDLGNCQDATLMMYDEYRELKGVAASLKQRRVIINEHIPLNKAMLEAAQSLRPVVRPVCDDSIYPLPSECCETDKTCLCVPLVGSRDRVRGFVTLYRPKDQQWEVSELFQLSIVSTVAAISIENSRLFRQTIEDSLTGLYMRRYLFIRLREEVQRFKRRGGPLSAILIDVDNFKLVNDNYGHATGDVVLRAVGQIMYDCSRQGVDLPCRYGGEEFVILMPGSEKKEAEIVAERIRSACAVKEINTQEGAVNVTLSCGVASIEECEEPSAGELLKIADKRLYCAKESGRNRVVCQ, encoded by the coding sequence ATGACCATAGATAAATTCGACTTTGACGCAACTCTGCTGACTATAAATTTTGCGACCCGGCTTTTGGCCATGGAAGTTGATCCCGATATCTTAACTGACCGGGTTGTTGAAACTTTTTGCGATCTGGGAAATTGTCAGGACGCGACTTTGATGATGTATGATGAATACCGTGAACTCAAAGGTGTGGCCGCTTCCCTCAAACAACGCAGGGTTATTATCAATGAGCATATTCCGCTGAATAAGGCCATGCTGGAAGCAGCTCAATCTTTGAGACCGGTCGTTCGTCCTGTCTGCGATGATTCCATTTACCCCCTGCCCTCGGAATGCTGTGAAACTGATAAAACCTGCCTGTGTGTTCCGCTGGTGGGATCGCGTGACCGTGTTCGGGGATTTGTGACCCTTTACCGTCCGAAGGATCAGCAGTGGGAAGTTTCAGAACTTTTCCAGCTTAGCATTGTTTCCACTGTTGCCGCTATTTCCATCGAAAATTCCAGACTTTTTCGCCAGACCATCGAAGACAGTCTGACCGGATTATATATGCGCCGTTACCTGTTCATCCGGTTGCGTGAGGAAGTGCAGCGCTTCAAGCGCAGGGGAGGGCCGCTTTCGGCAATCCTGATCGATGTGGATAATTTTAAATTGGTAAACGATAATTACGGTCATGCCACCGGGGATGTAGTTCTGCGCGCAGTGGGGCAGATCATGTACGATTGCAGCAGGCAGGGTGTGGACCTTCCTTGTCGCTATGGCGGGGAAGAATTTGTAATCCTGATGCCCGGATCGGAGAAAAAAGAGGCGGAAATTGTCGCGGAAAGGATTAGATCCGCCTGCGCAGTTAAAGAAATTAATACTCAGGAAGGGGCCGTGAATGTAACTCTTAGTTGCGGAGTAGCCTCAATTGAGGAATGTGAGGAACCCTCCGCCGGAGAACTCCTTAAGATTGCTGATAAACGGCTCTATTGTGCCAAGGAATCAGGACGTAACCGGGTGGTGTGTCAGTAA